Proteins found in one Campylobacter concisus genomic segment:
- a CDS encoding glycosyltransferase family 2 protein, translating into MLSIVILTFNSQKYLQEVLESTNFANEVIVVDSGSSDGTKQICNGFSNVKFHEQAWLGFGAQKQRGVDLAKNEWVFVLDSDEVITNELKNEIISTLKEPKFMAYNVARLNFFFGKSIKNMGLYPDYTVRLFNKNFAKFDGRAVHEKVILNDGSQKLGSLKNHFLHYAYESIEQFIAKQNRYSSMGAKRNLFKALTSPAWTFFKLYVLKGGFKEGFTGYVIARLYAQYTFWKYIK; encoded by the coding sequence ATGCTAAGTATCGTCATCTTAACTTTTAACAGCCAAAAATATCTACAAGAAGTGCTAGAAAGTACAAATTTTGCAAATGAGGTCATCGTGGTTGATAGTGGCTCAAGCGATGGCACAAAGCAAATTTGTAATGGCTTTAGCAATGTAAAATTTCACGAGCAAGCTTGGCTGGGATTTGGCGCGCAAAAGCAAAGAGGCGTGGATCTAGCCAAAAATGAGTGGGTATTTGTGCTTGATAGTGATGAGGTGATCACAAATGAGCTTAAAAATGAGATCATCAGCACACTAAAAGAGCCAAAATTTATGGCCTACAACGTAGCTAGGCTAAATTTTTTCTTTGGCAAATCGATCAAAAATATGGGGCTCTATCCAGACTATACAGTGAGGCTTTTTAACAAAAATTTTGCCAAATTTGATGGCAGAGCCGTGCATGAAAAAGTCATTTTAAATGACGGCTCACAAAAGCTTGGATCGCTTAAAAATCACTTCTTGCACTACGCGTACGAGAGCATCGAGCAGTTTATCGCCAAGCAAAATCGCTACTCAAGCATGGGGGCAAAAAGAAATTTATTTAAAGCTCTAACAAGCCCAGCTTGGACATTTTTTAAGCTTTATGTGCTAAAAGGTGGCTTTAAAGAGGGCTTTACTGGCTACGTTATAGCTAGACTTTACGCCCAGTACACATTTTGGAAATATATAAAATGA
- the rfaQ gene encoding putative lipopolysaccharide heptosyltransferase III — protein MKILVIKFRNIGDVLLTTPLIENLHHYYPDATIDFALNKGTEAMIEGNPYINKIHIYDRQSANSGFLKKLITEIKFIKAIKKEKYDMAVQTTTGDRGIIISKYAKIKKIVGFLGKNQSINKLLNVKAKYYENFSHTIDHNLNALRALGFEPVSKKVSVFSDESVEHLNLPKRFVHMHLTSRWMFKCANDESMAELIDYCENELGVKVVLTSDNKENELEKLASVLKICKSEPINLGGKLNLKQTIALSKHSSLFIGVDTAIMHIAAANDVPVIAFFGPSNAFEWGPWDNSLMENGYTAQNGIQSMGKHIVYQKDWDFVPCDKEGISKHGIEKTLMDFSDEMPKIKAKIKEILG, from the coding sequence ATGAAAATACTTGTAATTAAATTTAGAAATATCGGCGACGTACTTTTGACTACGCCGCTCATTGAAAATTTGCACCACTACTACCCAGACGCAACCATAGACTTTGCCCTAAACAAAGGTACAGAAGCGATGATCGAAGGAAATCCTTACATAAACAAAATTCACATTTACGATAGACAAAGTGCAAATTCTGGCTTTTTAAAAAAACTAATTACCGAGATAAAATTTATAAAAGCCATCAAAAAAGAGAAGTACGATATGGCGGTGCAAACAACCACGGGGGATCGTGGTATCATCATCTCAAAATATGCAAAGATCAAAAAAATAGTAGGCTTTCTTGGCAAAAATCAATCAATAAATAAACTTCTAAACGTCAAAGCAAAATACTATGAAAATTTTTCACATACGATCGATCATAATCTAAACGCTTTAAGGGCTTTGGGATTTGAACCGGTTAGCAAAAAGGTGAGTGTATTTTCGGACGAGAGTGTGGAGCATCTAAATTTACCAAAACGCTTTGTACATATGCATCTTACAAGCCGCTGGATGTTTAAATGCGCAAATGATGAGAGTATGGCAGAGCTCATCGACTACTGCGAAAATGAGCTTGGTGTAAAGGTCGTGCTAACAAGTGATAATAAAGAAAATGAGCTAGAAAAGCTAGCAAGCGTACTAAAAATTTGTAAGAGCGAGCCTATAAATTTAGGTGGCAAGCTAAATTTGAAACAAACGATCGCCCTATCAAAGCACTCAAGCCTTTTTATCGGTGTTGATACTGCTATAATGCACATCGCTGCGGCAAATGACGTTCCAGTCATAGCCTTTTTTGGTCCAAGCAATGCTTTTGAGTGGGGGCCTTGGGATAACTCGCTTATGGAAAATGGCTACACAGCGCAAAATGGCATACAAAGCATGGGCAAGCATATCGTCTATCAAAAAGATTGGGACTTTGTGCCTTGCGATAAAGAGGGCATATCAAAGCATGGCATAGAAAAGACATTGATGGATTTTAGCGACGAAATGCCAAAAATAAAAGCCAAAATAAAAGAAATTTTAGGATAG
- a CDS encoding glycosyltransferase family 4 protein, with protein sequence MNILHTQTLFNWGGEQNKTLNEMRFMREMGHNVILFCNPNSQIESVAKEEGFSVIAQEMNKKNFHKSVPALCEAISSNKIDALITHGSTDSWVGAIAGLFYRSKGVKFYKERHNLFPIKGFLSKLMHKRLFDKILYISNSVKEYLLSIGVSEDKLVFMPSTVDVEAIDDTKSTFRDKFNISQDELVIGTFTSLYRKKGVYDFANAAKEILKEKDATIVFAGNISESTKNEIASIFSKKDKIIFTGFRNDAANVIKSFDIYVFASHSEGLGTVLLEAMSSKVPVVVYDNAPMNVLVKDKERGLCARNLDEISLKECILELINEPEKAKIYSQNAFKFVDENFSHKALKEAIKNLLEQK encoded by the coding sequence ATGAATATTCTTCACACGCAGACACTTTTTAACTGGGGTGGCGAGCAAAATAAGACGCTAAATGAGATGCGTTTTATGCGCGAGATGGGTCACAATGTCATACTTTTTTGCAACCCAAATTCTCAGATAGAAAGCGTTGCAAAAGAAGAAGGCTTTAGTGTTATAGCACAAGAGATGAATAAGAAAAATTTTCATAAAAGCGTACCAGCACTTTGCGAAGCAATAAGCTCGAACAAGATAGATGCCTTGATCACACATGGCTCTACTGATAGCTGGGTTGGAGCAATTGCTGGGCTATTTTACAGAAGCAAAGGCGTTAAATTTTACAAGGAAAGGCATAATCTTTTTCCTATAAAAGGCTTCCTTTCAAAACTAATGCACAAAAGACTATTTGATAAAATTTTATACATCTCAAATAGCGTCAAAGAGTACCTGCTAAGCATCGGCGTTAGCGAAGATAAGCTAGTTTTTATGCCAAGTACAGTCGATGTGGAGGCGATAGATGATACAAAAAGCACATTTAGAGATAAGTTTAATATATCTCAAGATGAGCTAGTTATCGGTACATTTACTTCGCTTTACCGCAAGAAAGGTGTCTACGACTTTGCAAATGCAGCAAAAGAGATTTTAAAAGAGAAGGACGCCACAATAGTTTTTGCAGGAAATATCAGCGAAAGCACAAAAAATGAGATTGCCTCGATTTTTAGCAAAAAAGATAAGATCATCTTCACTGGCTTTAGAAATGACGCGGCAAACGTTATAAAAAGCTTTGATATCTACGTATTTGCTTCGCACTCTGAGGGGCTTGGCACAGTTTTGCTTGAGGCGATGAGCTCAAAAGTGCCAGTTGTAGTCTATGATAACGCGCCGATGAACGTGCTAGTTAAAGATAAAGAGCGTGGGCTTTGTGCTAGAAATTTAGATGAAATTTCACTAAAAGAGTGCATTTTAGAGCTGATAAATGAGCCTGAAAAAGCCAAAATTTACTCACAAAACGCCTTTAAATTTGTGGATGAAAACTTTAGCCACAAGGCGCTAAAAGAAGCTATTAAAAATTTACTGGAGCAAAAATGA